The following DNA comes from Serpentinimonas raichei.
AAGAGGCCTTCGTGGAAAGCAATCTGCCCCTCATCGTGCAACTGGTCGCTTGGAGCGCCATCCCCGAATCGTTCCGTGAGGAAATTCTGGCGGGGTATGTCGTGCTGCAGCGGGGTCAGGCCCAACTGAAGGAAATTGGGCATGGCGTCTATGAACACCACGGCTGAAATCATCATCTACGAAGGCGACCACGCCCGCGTCGAGGTGCGGCTGGAGCGCGACTCGGTCTGGCTCACGCAGGAGCAGATGGGCCTGCTGTTTGGCCGCGAGCGCTCGGTGATCACCAAACACATCCGCAATGTGTTTGTCGAGGGCGAGCTGGACGAGAAAAGCAATGTGCAAAATTTGCACATTGCTGGCTCGGACAAACCGGTGAAGTTCTACAACCTCGACGTGATCATCTCCGTCGGCTACCGGGTCAAGTCCCTGCCCGGTACGCGCTTTCGCCAGTGGGCCAACCGGGTGCTGCGCGAGCACCTGACGCAGGGCTACAGCCTGGACCGCGAGCGCTTTGAGCGCAACGCCGCCGAACTGGAGGCGGCGCTGCAACTGGTGCGCAAGGCCGCTGCAGGCCAGGCGCTGAGCGCCGAGCAGGGCCGTGGGCTGGTGGATGTGATCGCCCGTTACACCCAGACTTTCCTGTGGCTGCAGCGCTACGACGAAGGGCTGCTGACCGTCCCGGCGGGCAGCCCGGGTGGGGTGCTGCCGACGCTGCCAGAAGCGCACGCCGCCATCGCACGGCTGAAGGCCGACCTGATGGCGCGGGGCGAGGCGTCTGAGCTCTTCGGGCGTGAGCGCGGCGATGCCTTTGCTGCCCTGCTGGGCAATCTGGAGCAATCGGTGTTTGGCGAGCCGGCCTATCCGACCATCGAGACCAAGGCCGCGCATCTGCTGTATTTTGTCATCAAGAACCATCCGTTCTCGGACGGCAACAAGCGCAGCGGGGCCTACCTGTTCGTCGATTTTTTGGCGCGCAACCAGCGGCTGCTGCGCAACGGCGAGCCGGTGATCAACGACGTGGGCCTGGCGGCGCTGGCGCTGCTGGTGGCCGAGTCAGACGCCCAGAACAAGGACGTGATGATCCGCCTGATCGAAAACATGCTCGCCCGGCCATAGTCGCTCCGGCCTTGGAAAACGGTGGCAAACGCCACAGTGGGTATATGATGATCTACCCGCGAGCAACACCCTACCCGCCGCTGAGCGGGCTTTTTACGTAGGCGCAAGCCGCCGCGAGCAACTGGCCACAGCGCTTGGCCGGCCGGCAGGGCGGGAGGCGCTGGCGGACACCGAAGGTTGGTAGGGACATTTACCCACCGGGGTCGCAAGGCTCTAGCAGCGGGACATGGAGTCCGCTGCGCCAGCCCCACGAGGATGATCCGGCGCGCCCTCACCTTTGGTCAACCCCCGCTCACGGCGGGGGATACGTGTCATCCAACTGCGCACCCTGCACCTGCCAGAGCCCTATGCCGCCCAAGTGCGCGCGCTCTTGCAGCAGCACATCCCCGAGGCTGGAGTTTGGGCCTATGGCTCACGCGTGCGCGGCGATCACTACCCAGCCAGCGACCTCGACTTGGTTGTCTGCTTCCCCAGCGATAGCCCCCGGCGGCCACCCAAAGTGCTCCACTTATGGCCACCCAAACTGCTCCACCCGGCACCAGCCGACCCCACATGGTCAATCCCCGCTCACGCGGGGGAGGCCCCCGCAGGGGCTGGGTCGCTACGGGCTACGCCCTGCGCAACCCAGCCCCTGCGCATCATCCAGCTTTGCACACGCTACCGCACAAAGCGGACATCTGTACTTGGCTCAAAAGAGGAGATTTCTATTTTGGGTTGACATTGAGGGTAGGCGGCTGTGAGGGTAGGTGGCCAAATGCCGGGCAAGCCCAACGCCCCGCATCACCCCGCAACGCCGCCGACGTGCGCGCCCCTAATGGAGCTGGCGCCCTACCCCAAGCCCAGCTCCTGCAGTTTGCGCGTCAGGGTGTTGCGCCCGATGCCGAGTTGTTG
Coding sequences within:
- the rhuM gene encoding virulence protein RhuM/Fic/DOC family protein, whose amino-acid sequence is MNTTAEIIIYEGDHARVEVRLERDSVWLTQEQMGLLFGRERSVITKHIRNVFVEGELDEKSNVQNLHIAGSDKPVKFYNLDVIISVGYRVKSLPGTRFRQWANRVLREHLTQGYSLDRERFERNAAELEAALQLVRKAAAGQALSAEQGRGLVDVIARYTQTFLWLQRYDEGLLTVPAGSPGGVLPTLPEAHAAIARLKADLMARGEASELFGRERGDAFAALLGNLEQSVFGEPAYPTIETKAAHLLYFVIKNHPFSDGNKRSGAYLFVDFLARNQRLLRNGEPVINDVGLAALALLVAESDAQNKDVMIRLIENMLARP
- a CDS encoding nucleotidyltransferase domain-containing protein, translated to MRALLQQHIPEAGVWAYGSRVRGDHYPASDLDLVVCFPSDSPRRPPKVLHLWPPKLLHPAPADPTWSIPAHAGEAPAGAGSLRATPCATQPLRIIQLCTRYRTKRTSVLGSKEEISILG